One Glycine max cultivar Williams 82 chromosome 6, Glycine_max_v4.0, whole genome shotgun sequence DNA segment encodes these proteins:
- the LOC100811162 gene encoding transcription factor MYB93: protein MGRSPCCDENGLKKGPWTPEEDQKLVQHIQKHGHGSWRALPKLAGLNRCGKSCRLRWTNYLRPDIKRGKFSQEEEQTILHLHSILGNKWSAIATHLPGRTDNEIKNFWNTHLKKKLIQMGFDPMTHQPRTDLVSTLPYLLALANMTDLMDHQTLDEHAVRLQAEAVHLAKLQYLHYLIRSSNSLSTNKSYDQSATTNMEPAAFSLLNSISNVKENPVMLQPADDTPAASLSHGIVSSQPLHHPNVLPHHLLEPQVSFSSQSCLNSEIGQGTNFAIISQGDHTLDLDSSWIIPSITPPNAIGTSANNPGDASSSTSSYGGGPSSYWSELLFEDPILHELS from the exons ATGGGAAGATCCCCATGCTGCGATGAGAATGGCCTTAAGAAAGGTCCCTGGACTCCCGAAGAAGATCAGAAACTAGTCCAACACATTCAGAAACATGGCCATGGAAGTTGGAGAGCCCTCCCTAAGTTAGCTG GTCTCAATAGATGTGGAAAAAGTTGTAGGCTAAGGTGGACTAACTATTTAAGGCCTGATATCAAGAGggggaagttttctcaagaagaGGAGCAAACAATTCTGCATCTCCATTCCATCCTTGGAAACAA ATGGTCAGCAATAGCAACCCACCTTCCAGGCAGGACAGACAATGAGATAAAGAATTTCTGGAACACTCACTTAAAGAAAAAGCTGATTCAGATGGGCTTTGATCCAATGACTCACCAGCCTAGAACTGACCTTGTTTCCACCTTGCCTTATCTGCTAGCTTTGGCCAACATGACAGACCTCATGGACCATCAGACATTGGATGAACATGCTGTAAGGTTGCAAGCAGAGGCAGTCCATCTGGCAAAGCTTCAATACCTTCATTATCTAATCCGATCCTCAAACTCCTTGAGCACCAACAAGTCCTATGACCAAAGTGCCACCACCAACATGGAACCTGCAGCTTTCAGTTTGTTGAACTCAATCTCCAATGTGAAAGAGAATCCAGTCATGTTGCAACCAGCTGATGATACTCCTGCTGCCTCATTGTCTCATGGCATTGTTAGCTCTCAACCACTCCACCACCCAAACGTGCTACCTCATCACCTTTTAGAGCCACAAGTCTCTTTCAGCTCTCAATCATGTTTGAATAGTGAGATTGGTCAAGGTACTAACTTTGCAATCATAAGTCAAGGGGATCACACGCTTGATCTTGACTCTTCCTGGATTATTCCATCTATTACTCCTCCAAATGCAATAGGGACCTCAGCTAACAATCCAGGAGATGCCAGCAGCAGCACTTCTAGCTATGGAGGAGGACCCTCTTCTTATTGGTCCGAACTACTTTTTGAGGACCCCATCTTGCATGAGCTATCTTAG